One Hylaeus volcanicus isolate JK05 chromosome 8, UHH_iyHylVolc1.0_haploid, whole genome shotgun sequence genomic window, CAAGTAATTGCATACGAATCgattgaattatttactcgGGATGTACCTTCCGTTCTCGTGCTCGCATCGTAGTCTTCTTTAAGTTCGGAAGACCATTGTCCAATGTTTCCTGTGCTAATTGGATTGCGCGGTGTATCGAATGAATCAGTATTAGGACTATCGATCGATCCATCTGTATTTGTATTCAACAACTCTTCTCCTTCTTTCGTTTTAGGTGAGGTAGGAGTATCAACTGACTCTgccaaaaaaataaaaaaaagttaataagtTTTTGCATTACAAAAGCAACAAACATGGTTGATATACATACCTTCATCCATGGTTTTACCAGAATCAATGTTCTCAGTGTTATCGTCGATTGGTCCTGGTACAGGAGTTTCGCCATTCTTTAAACAATTATGAATATACGCCGCCTTCCATTTGGCATACTTTCTATTTTGCGCCGCTTCTTCGGATAGTTCACCAAATACAGTCAAGACATCGTAAAGTATACCAGCTGTAAAAAAACTCTGCACTACATTCTTGCCAAAGTTAGATGCTCTGTCATTTTCATCGGCATAGAGAAAGAGTTTTAGTGCCCAGTTTTCTAAATGTGCCTGGGCAGCTATATCGTTTGTAATAGCTTCGTTATCTCGTGATTCCTTTTTGGTTGTTTCCAACcaatctattaattttaacaaaaaattcgtCTCTTCAGGTGTCTTGGTTGAAAGCTTCAACCCTCTTTGAAGAGCGTACAGTCGACCTGTATTAATAAACtatgattacatttttttaaacaactaATGATCTACGATTAATTCAAAAGCAAATACATACACCAATAACTAACAACAGGATCTCGTTGGTCGTGAGTAGATGCTATTTTCAAGCTTTGTTGTAGACTTTTTAAAGGTGGTGGAATCTCTGGTAAATCTGGCCCAGCCATATTGATTGTTAATCCTGCTTTAAACGATTTTCTACTCCTTTTTCCTTGTtattcggttttttttttctaattttgtattgtaatTACGTTTTCAAGGAATGTTAAGAAGCTTgacaagaaacaaaaaatcttTTCACCTTCAACCTTTCAACatatcaataattttatttgacagATGTTTTACCAGTTTACTTCTGAacgttgttaaaaaaataataatattcgcaGACAGCCATCCCAGGTACCACTATTAATTACTGCTAATGCTTATCACGTACTACGCCTGAAATTTTATCGGAATCACGTCACACAAAATATAGATTAAATGcgtaattaacaaattaacaaTACGAGAATAATAAGAAGAACTTGGTTCTGTATTATT contains:
- the LOC128881628 gene encoding vacuolar protein sorting-associated protein VTA1 homolog isoform X2, translating into MAGPDLPEIPPPLKSLQQSLKIASTHDQRDPVVSYWCRLYALQRGLKLSTKTPEETNFLLKLIDWLETTKKESRDNEAITNDIAAQAHLENWALKLFLYADENDRASNFGKNVVQSFFTAGILYDVLTVFGELSEEAAQNRKYAKWKAAYIHNCLKNGETPVPGPIDDNTENIDSGKTMDEESVDTPTSPKTKEGEELLNTNTDGSIDSPNTDSFDTPRNPISTGNIGQWSSELKEDYDASTRTEEQMNKAQKFIKWAGSALNYDDVPTAVSNLRKALHLLTTGEELA
- the LOC128881628 gene encoding vacuolar protein sorting-associated protein VTA1 homolog isoform X1 — protein: MAGPDLPEIPPPLKSLQQSLKIASTHDQRDPVVSYWCRLYALQRGLKLSTKTPEETNFLLKLIDWLETTKKESRDNEAITNDIAAQAHLENWALKLFLYADENDRASNFGKNVVQSFFTAGILYDVLTVFGELSEEAAQNRKYAKWKAAYIHNCLKNGETPVPGPIDDNTENIDSGKTMDEESVDTPTSPKTKEGEELLNTNTDGSIDSPNTDSFDTPRNPISTGNIGQWSSELKEDYDASTRTEGGVELSLEQMNKAQKFIKWAGSALNYDDVPTAVSNLRKALHLLTTGEELA